The Anopheles maculipalpis chromosome 3RL, idAnoMacuDA_375_x, whole genome shotgun sequence genomic sequence GTACATTTAGGCGGTCTCCATCGGTAAAACTGTCCACCACCATCGTAACTAATACTAGTGTGCATTCAACTCCATTCCTGTTTGCCGTCCTCTTCATAGCCCAATTCTCGATCGTTCTCGTTCACACGCCCATCAATGTTCGCACGATTCGTTTGCAGGACCATTTCCCTCCCCCAACGTCCTTTGGCCAATCAAATACTAATCGTTAAATTCCTATTTTGGCGCTTTTTCTTTGTAATTTTAGCAACCGATCTCGAAACGGCACAACAGCAATCCTCACTACATCGGTTGACCAACGTCCGGAAAGTGACTGCCACCGGTTTAACGAACcttaccaacaacaacaacaacaacaacaacagtcacGGCCTCAGCCATCTTCAcagtggtggaggtggtggtgggagTGGTAGTagccaccacaacaacaacaacaacggcatcAGCACCAGCGGCAGTACGCAGACAATAAACGGCACGTCCAAGTACGCGTCTTCCACATCGTCCgcgcaccatcaccatcatcatcacggtgGTGCGATGCCGCACTCGCAGAGCACCGGCGACGTGTCGGCCATCTTCGGTCGGGCATGACATGAAACGTTGGCCCGTGCAAAGGACACCAGCAAAATCATAAGCCTCATCTAGGGCGCGACCTGTCTGTTTCGCAAGAAGCCGTTGTAAGCCGGTGCAGAACAGAGAAGACTGTagatagtaaaacaaaacgcagcaaaccgttaaaaactgaAAATGGTCTAATGGTCCAAAAGACACGACGCGCTTCCAGGTTCCAGGTCTGATgtgctgttgtgtgttgtgatcGATGATCTTCTACGGTGAGAGCTGTGGAACGTAAGCGGGTACTCCACAGTCTAGCCGGATTTTGACTGTGACGCATCTATGAAAACGAATACTAAGCCTAAGTAAGGGATAGCTGTGTAGAGATAtcgcgcgagagagagagagagagagagagagagagagagagaaagagagaaagagaaccgGTAGAATGGGTAGTTTCAAACGCGGGGCGTTAAGTCGATTTagttggttttttcttctctccagTTTGTTTATGGTGCCGAGCTATTGCGTGGCCAAAGCGTAAGCAGTTGTGGCCATAAGACAATTTCCAATGGGAGGACAAATTCTAGTGAACCTTAGTAAAGAGAAGTATAGGAGGATTCCCTTGTAGAAAATCCTTAACCGAATCGTAACCGTGACAGAGGACAACAGAGAACACAGATGTATTCTTTATATATATACGGGCATACATACGCATATgcatatacatacatatatatttaTTACGATATAAcaaagatgtgtgtgtgtgtgtcgggtaGGAATAGTTGTCCGTACTCTAGTGAAGCTCGCGAACACACAGTGAAGGTACAGTAGGATGGTACCCGGGTGATAGCTGGGCCTCAGtgatgtgtctgtgtgtatgtgtgtgagttcaTGCGGAAGGATAAGAATCCCCACGCTTGGAAGGAGAGAGCCGGTATCGAACGAAAGCTAGTGACTAATCATTAGTCTGTAAGTAAAACccgttttccttcttcttcaaacAACCCGTATCCGTTAAGCGCGTTAGCGTCCATTTTGCTTTCCCAAGTGTTGAGATTCCAattccgtttgtttttgtggtggtgatgaaaGATCACCCCCGCTCTCTAtacggtctttttttttagagctTATGAAACACGGAAAACCGAACAACGAGTTCGGTAAGCGTTCGGTTTCTGTTCTCAGCCAGCTGCCATTATTTTAGTGGGCAGATTATTCATTAGAAGTTACGATAACTCCCCCTCCCCATCTCTTAAATCCCCCCCCGCCCCCTGTAGTGTAGGAACTGATATGGTAGGTAAGGGAGCCGATGCAAGCAGTGGCCACAAGCCAGACGGTAACAATAATTATGTGTataacaaacgaacaaacaaaaaaaatcatttaatcaaaagaaaacagacacacatcTAAAAGAGAAAGCGCCAGCGTCGTCGTACTCGTATTCGTATTTGTTGGTGTACGACGGAGGATTCGAACAAAAATCCTCAAAAGACGTTTTACTTTTACTACACTCCATTGTACAGTTTTACATGCCCACCACAACGTTTGGTACAGAGTAAGAGTCAACGAAATGGAGCTCGTGGTACGGCCAGGCCAAACAGTGCCAGCAGACGGACACAGACAGAGCGAGGGACCGAGGGGTAAAGGGGGGCTTGGACAGAGGGATTGTGAAACGATGGCAGGGGTGATGATAATAGTGCGCGTaagaatatataaaaaaagaataaagttTTAAACTCATTAATATGTACGAAAACCAACCGTCGTAGAGGGAATAGGGACAAGAATTTATTGTGCATATAGCATAGTAGTGGGTTCTGGGTTAAAATCGCATCTAGTGTTAGCATCCGATTACACGATTGTATTTTAGACAAAGGAAGATTGTAGCGATCAAGGATGTTAGGTTAgtgaaagggaaaataattgttttttttttttggttttaagcACTTAAGCGTGGCCAAGAACAGCATGACACAAAGCCTGGGATTGTTGACAACCATCGAATGTCCTTTGTTCTGTCATCTACGTCTCAGCCTCTTAACCCGTAAAGATCGGGCCACGAGCCTGGGATGCGAGAACAAAAGAAATCCTGagttgtcaaaaatctcaggctATGTAGCGTAGCGTTACACAGCCTGAGCGTCGTGTAGCGTCAGGCTAGACGCGATGGCTacaaaaagctcagaattgtTAGCAATAACCGAGTTTCGATTGTTCTGCGCTGTTATCGCCGTTTCAGCCTTCGTGATCCGCCTCAATCGGTTTACGAGTCAGAGAcgcaagagcaaaaaaagacTTGAGATGTCAAAAATTCCAGACTATTTGTAGGCTACCGTGTCACAGCAAGGGTTTTGAGGTTTTAACGGGACGCAAAAGACTAAAAAGTGAGCGTCATTATCTCCAGATCCCTTTTCGAAGCTTTCTGTAATGCTGCTCTAACGAGCGTCAAGATGTGGTGTTAGATAAAGTGCATTTTCGGTGTGGATCCTGCTTCcagataaatttttaaattttcttctttagaAAGATTCAGGAAAGGATCCGAGGAGAGCAcagttaaaatttcaattttctcaaGAATTTAGGCCCTAGATTAAATATGGCCTTAGAACTACTTTAACGACAAATATCTcagttttatttgaatatcTTTTAATAGGCAGAACGCATTCTATAGATTAAATTGTTAAATATTCCCATACCCGATTAGAATAGAGGATACAGTTCATGCACTAAATGTTATCTGTGTTGGGTGTCAGCTGAATGCTCGGATCGCTCTAGTAGAATGTGGTGTTACGGCTGAATGCTCCACACAGACGAAACTCTTGTGGCATCAGAATTGCTCTAAAATAGAGGGAAAGCAAACAGATTAGAGCAGCTACTCGTTGAAAGATTTTATTCACCTTAAAGCTTGTATTCACCTTAAAAATTGAGGCGATCCAACACCCTTGCTGACTGTGTTGCCACTAAGCCGCAGTGTAAACTGCTTTTCGATCGGATCCGGAAGGGTCTATAAGTAAGAGAGAAACCTCCTTTTGTAAATTCTGTAGACagttaagtaaaatattacACTTTAGTAATTCTTACATTGGCACCCGATTGAGCCTCGTTGCTATTTCCTTGCTGTTCGTTTGCTGCCCTTCGTGCCTCACCGAAAAGCAGCATTAGTCGGTTCGCTATTGGACTACTAGCGCCCTCTGGTAGATTCGTTTCGCGCGCTTGCAACAACTCAAGAACGAGCTTCTCCCGTTGCGAGAGCTTTCGTTCGTCCGTCGTGGAGCTTTCGCTAGAGTAAAGCTTCCGACGTAGACTGCGTGCCTGTGTGACAGTACATTCGAGTTGCATCATTTCGGTGAGTAGTTGCTGTTCGTACTTTGTTTGGGAGTTGACCCGTGCCGTTGTTGGACCAGTCGTGCCGCGTTCCGACACGTTTGTCCAGCTTTCGCGTGACAACCGACAGCAGGCCGCCGTAATCCGGTCAATCGTTTCGTCGTACTGTGGCACTACGGCGCGTTCCGGGCCGGATTGTTGTGTTAGTGTTTGGACGCCGACGTGGAAAAGTGTTGCCATTGTTAGTTGCGCGATTTGGCCGATCGTGCGGGACTCGAGGAAGTGGAGCACCTTCTCTGCCTCACGGGTGTCATCGAACAGTCGCTTTTGGCGTCGTGCCGGCACCGCACGGGCACCTTCCCATACCGTCTGCCAAGTGTTTCCGGGGATCAGCATCCGGGCGCTCAGGTGTCCCTTCCGGCCGAACGGATCCTGCTCATCGACCGGTTCGTCCTCGATCCAATCGCGCGGACTGTACCAGCGGATAAAGTCTGCCAGCTGTCCGGCCGGGTTGGCCGCCTTGAAGCTTTCCATGTCGGACAGCAGCGAGGCACTCATCATCTGCGTGCATAGCTCACTGCCCGGTCCGAGCTTCAGCATCACCTCCGCATCGTCCTCCAGCTGATCCTCCGTCTTCGGAACGGGTTCCTGCGTGACCGGAATGTACAACGGTTCGTCCGAGTGGACGAGCAGCATGTTACCGAGCCGTGACAGTCGGCCCGTGGCGCCGGACTCTTGCTCCTCGTCCGAACAGTCGAAGAACTCCTCATCCGACTGATCGCCGGCCCCCACTCCCGGACCGGTTGTCCCGGGGCGCATCGCAAACGGCAGTCCACCGTCACGCAGCGTGCGCCGTTCCATGCACACGTTCAGCATCTGAAGCTTCTGGTGAAGCAAGCAGGTTCTCGAGTCCGGAAAACCGCTGGCCACGCTGCGTACAGTaaacgaaagggaaaaacggaaaatggagAATAGAATGAGAAACGGCCAAAGCCAGATatatggatgatgatgatcgtgatggGGCCCCTAATTGTGCTCTCGTGATCGACAGCTGGCAAGCGTTGATGGAGGCCCGCAGTtagaacaacaaacacacatttacatCTCGTCCGGCTGGTGGCGGGAACTCCCGGACCCATCGCTCGGAGGGAAACAATCATATTAGGTGATTATGCACTTTAAAAGCTACCATTACAGCTTTGGGAATGTGTGTTATGTGGTATCGCTCGAGTGTGGAGAACAACAAATACCGGCCAATGCTTGTTAGGGCATACCCCAGACACACATATTAGTGCATACACTGCTCCTCACCAAACAACACCAGGAGGATGTTTCCGATGGAAAGGATCATGCAAACCGTTCCCGCGGGTAGAAGACCTCAGGGGGGAGGGAGAGGAGGAAGGGGGTCTACTCAACCGGAGCACAGGAACAAATGGTTGTAGTGGTTGGAATCCGGATCCGGTGGGCCACAAAACTGTAACTGGTGTGAAAAGCGCATTCAAGCTGAACCCGGCCGCCGTTGGGTGTTTGTCTATTGGACCTAAACAACATTCCTGGCCCATCTTCAAGCCTATCGTTCggtaaaacaaacgaac encodes the following:
- the LOC126565987 gene encoding rab3 GTPase-activating protein catalytic subunit-like, coding for MLLVHSDEPLYIPVTQEPVPKTEDQLEDDAEVMLKLGPGSELCTQMMSASLLSDMESFKAANPAGQLADFIRWYSPRDWIEDEPVDEQDPFGRKGHLSARMLIPGNTWQTVWEGARAVPARRQKRLFDDTREAEKVLHFLESRTIGQIAQLTMATLFHVGVQTLTQQSGPERAVVPQYDETIDRITAACCRLSRESWTNVSERGTTGPTTARVNSQTKYEQQLLTEMMQLECTVTQARSLRRKLYSSESSTTDERKLSQREKLVLELLQARETNLPEGASSPIANRLMLLFGEARRAANEQQGNSNEAQSGANVRITKV